One window from the genome of candidate division KSB1 bacterium encodes:
- a CDS encoding aminotransferase class V-fold PLP-dependent enzyme, with amino-acid sequence MVRLFRGERTRRSFLEEVGKALGVGSLGVLVGGVRLQGRGDSASVPTAGDEAGVAMDEHFWSIVRSQFPLTRDRVYMNNGGLGPSPYQVLRTVQQAMEELESICETGHEKIEGVRQRAAAFLGCLPEELAFTHNTTEGMNLIARGLPLKPGDEVLMSTHEHVGGAMPWLALMKERGLRVRLFEPADTAERNLEIIERNLTPRTRVLSISHMTCTVGTLFPAKELARLCEERKIWFVLDGAHPPGQLCVNLHELGCHFYATSGHKWLLGPKGTGLLYVRKDMHGIWKPVFVGAHSDAKYDLDRLMLEYLPEARCVEYGTRNVPLVLGLGAAIDFLAALGMRNVEARGRYLSEQLLQGLQGLPQVEILTPQERGSRGAIVAFRLKGKASANVVQELSRRGFRTRPVTEQQLDAVRVSCHVYTLVEDVRRLIEEIRVIASS; translated from the coding sequence ATGGTTCGGCTCTTCCGCGGCGAGCGAACACGGCGCAGCTTTCTTGAGGAAGTCGGGAAAGCTTTGGGTGTGGGTAGCTTGGGCGTCCTTGTCGGCGGCGTACGGTTGCAGGGGCGAGGTGATTCAGCTTCCGTACCCACGGCTGGAGATGAGGCTGGCGTGGCAATGGACGAGCATTTCTGGAGCATTGTAAGAAGCCAATTTCCTCTCACACGGGATCGTGTGTACATGAACAATGGGGGATTGGGACCATCACCGTATCAGGTTCTCAGAACGGTTCAACAAGCTATGGAAGAGCTGGAATCGATCTGCGAGACGGGCCACGAGAAGATCGAGGGAGTCCGCCAGCGGGCTGCGGCATTCCTCGGATGCTTGCCGGAGGAACTGGCCTTCACCCACAATACAACCGAGGGTATGAATCTGATCGCCCGGGGTTTACCTCTTAAGCCAGGCGACGAAGTGCTGATGTCCACACATGAACACGTCGGGGGGGCAATGCCATGGCTGGCGCTCATGAAGGAGCGCGGTCTCCGGGTCCGTCTGTTTGAACCCGCGGATACGGCCGAACGGAACCTGGAGATTATCGAGAGGAATCTGACGCCCCGAACCCGTGTGCTCTCGATTTCTCATATGACGTGCACGGTGGGAACCCTGTTTCCCGCCAAGGAACTTGCGAGACTATGTGAGGAGCGGAAGATCTGGTTCGTGCTTGACGGCGCACATCCTCCTGGCCAGCTTTGCGTGAATCTGCACGAGCTTGGATGTCATTTCTACGCCACCAGCGGACATAAGTGGCTCCTCGGACCCAAAGGCACGGGGTTGCTGTACGTCCGAAAGGATATGCACGGAATCTGGAAGCCAGTCTTCGTTGGCGCCCATTCCGACGCAAAATACGACCTGGACCGGCTGATGCTCGAATACCTGCCCGAGGCGCGTTGCGTCGAGTACGGAACCCGGAATGTTCCCCTCGTCCTGGGCCTTGGTGCAGCGATCGATTTCCTGGCCGCTCTGGGCATGCGTAATGTGGAGGCCCGAGGCCGTTATCTCAGCGAGCAGCTTCTGCAGGGCCTACAGGGCCTTCCGCAAGTTGAGATCTTGACACCACAGGAACGCGGTAGCCGGGGCGCCATCGTCGCTTTCCGCCTGAAGGGCAAAGCGTCCGCCAATGTCGTACAGGAGCTTTCACGGCGCGGTTTCCGGACGCGCCCGGTAACAGAACAGCAACTCGATGCGGTGCGCGTTTCTTGTCACGTGTACACGCTTGTGGAAGATGTCAGGAGACTGATTGAAGAGATCCGCGTGATCGCTTCGTCGTAA
- the carA gene encoding glutamine-hydrolyzing carbamoyl-phosphate synthase small subunit, translating to MRLSRERKPAILVLEDGRFFRGWSFGAEGEATGEVIFNTSMTGYQEIFTDPSYRGQLVTLTYPHIGNVGVNQLDFESCRPWLAGVIVREYSRVSSSWRAERTLAEFLADFGVPAIEGVDTRALTIHIRDKGAMTGIISTIDFDIDSLVRKAQAAPKMQGLNLVHEVTCAEKWTWTEGIPRRWLPVGMRPKTERRDPFHVIVYDFGVKRNILRSLAHRGCRLTIVPAHTPADEVISWDPDGVFLSNGPGDPEPVREGVENARRLLGRVPIFGICLGHQLLALALGAKTYKLKFGHHGANHPVLNLRSGFIEITAQNHGFAVDPETLDPDNLEVTHVNLNDHTLEGFRHRSLPAFAVQYHPEASPGPHDSQYLFDEFVHMMETWRQRRSVREVEKRGTHA from the coding sequence ATGAGGCTAAGTCGGGAGAGGAAGCCGGCGATCCTTGTACTCGAGGATGGGCGATTTTTCCGCGGCTGGAGCTTCGGGGCAGAAGGAGAAGCCACCGGCGAGGTCATCTTCAACACAAGCATGACCGGCTATCAGGAGATCTTCACCGACCCATCCTACAGGGGACAGCTGGTAACCCTAACGTATCCCCACATCGGAAACGTGGGAGTGAATCAGCTGGACTTTGAGAGCTGTCGACCCTGGCTGGCCGGGGTGATCGTCCGCGAGTATAGTCGGGTGTCCAGCTCCTGGAGAGCCGAGCGTACGCTCGCTGAGTTTCTTGCGGACTTCGGAGTCCCGGCGATCGAGGGGGTCGATACTCGTGCCCTCACGATCCACATCCGGGACAAGGGGGCTATGACCGGTATTATCTCCACCATCGACTTTGACATCGATTCGCTGGTTCGGAAAGCCCAAGCGGCGCCCAAGATGCAGGGCCTGAACCTGGTCCACGAGGTGACCTGCGCGGAGAAGTGGACGTGGACCGAAGGTATTCCCAGGCGATGGCTACCCGTCGGCATGCGGCCCAAGACGGAGCGTAGGGATCCCTTCCATGTAATCGTCTACGATTTCGGGGTAAAGCGAAATATCTTGCGGAGCCTAGCTCACCGCGGCTGCCGCCTCACGATCGTCCCCGCTCATACACCCGCGGACGAGGTGATCTCATGGGACCCGGACGGGGTCTTCTTGTCCAACGGGCCAGGTGATCCTGAACCCGTCCGTGAGGGAGTCGAAAACGCCCGGCGCCTGCTCGGACGAGTGCCCATCTTCGGTATCTGCTTGGGTCATCAGCTGCTGGCTCTGGCGCTGGGAGCCAAGACTTATAAGCTCAAGTTCGGCCATCACGGAGCCAACCACCCGGTGTTGAACCTGAGGAGCGGTTTCATAGAGATTACGGCCCAAAACCACGGTTTCGCCGTCGATCCCGAAACTTTGGACCCGGACAATTTGGAAGTCACTCATGTGAACTTGAATGACCACACGCTGGAAGGCTTTCGTCACCGATCGCTACCGGCTTTCGCTGTCCAGTATCATCCGGAAGCGAGCCCTGGGCCACATGACTCGCAATATCTGTTTGACGAATTCGTGCACATGATGGAAACATGGCGGCAGAGGCGATCGGTCCGCGAGGTTGAGAAGCGAGGAACGCATGCCTAA
- a CDS encoding sugar phosphate nucleotidyltransferase yields MQAVILCAGKSTRTYPLTLSRPKPLLPLVNMTLLEWNLTELSDVVDEVILVVGYRQEMIREKIGETFGPLRVRYCEQREQLGTGHAVLQARDLLRGPFLVLNGDDVYSAADFRRLAQLEAAALVLEVSNPSLYGVYEVDAQGRVLSLEEKPASPKGNLANLGCYKFPLEIIQYLQSTGFSVRNEIEITSAIAAIAREKEFYTVRRHGRWLPTGFAWDLLTNSEAIWSEGAVPARVVHPTCRIAPSAELVEPVFLGPNCEIGPHAVVGPYSALISAVAVGPGSVVSHSILFEQTSVDADVVLTASVVAEGSRLGASVRAFAEVDGSSEIVSEIKGKMIATGRRRLGCIIGAGTTVGPGTWLWPGVKVWPGMQIPAGARLQADVRPADFRWS; encoded by the coding sequence TTGCAGGCTGTAATCCTGTGCGCCGGAAAGAGCACCCGTACGTATCCGCTGACACTTTCGCGCCCGAAACCGCTTCTGCCCCTTGTCAACATGACCCTCCTGGAATGGAATCTCACGGAGCTAAGCGACGTCGTCGACGAAGTCATCCTGGTGGTGGGGTACCGGCAGGAAATGATCCGCGAGAAAATTGGCGAAACGTTCGGCCCTCTGCGCGTCCGGTACTGCGAACAACGCGAGCAGTTGGGGACTGGACACGCCGTGCTCCAGGCACGGGACCTGCTGCGCGGGCCGTTTTTGGTTCTCAATGGCGACGACGTCTACTCCGCTGCCGATTTTCGTCGGCTTGCGCAGTTGGAAGCCGCGGCTCTTGTGCTCGAGGTCAGTAACCCGAGCCTGTACGGTGTCTACGAGGTCGATGCGCAAGGACGTGTACTTAGCCTTGAAGAAAAACCAGCGTCGCCAAAGGGAAACCTGGCCAACCTGGGCTGCTACAAGTTCCCATTGGAAATCATTCAGTACCTTCAATCCACGGGGTTCAGTGTTCGGAACGAGATTGAGATAACCAGCGCCATTGCCGCAATCGCAAGGGAGAAGGAGTTTTACACGGTAAGGCGCCACGGCCGCTGGCTACCCACAGGATTCGCATGGGATCTCCTGACCAATTCCGAGGCTATATGGTCCGAGGGAGCCGTGCCGGCGCGAGTTGTCCATCCCACGTGCCGTATTGCCCCCTCAGCAGAGCTCGTCGAACCGGTGTTCCTTGGCCCGAACTGCGAAATTGGGCCGCACGCCGTCGTCGGGCCATATTCCGCCTTGATCTCCGCTGTTGCGGTTGGTCCTGGGAGCGTCGTCTCTCATTCGATTTTGTTTGAACAGACGTCGGTGGACGCCGATGTTGTGCTCACGGCCTCCGTTGTTGCAGAAGGCTCGAGGCTCGGCGCATCTGTCAGAGCGTTTGCCGAGGTCGATGGCAGCTCCGAAATCGTTTCTGAGATAAAAGGTAAGATGATCGCCACCGGGCGTCGCCGGCTGGGATGCATTATCGGAGCTGGAACCACGGTTGGTCCGGGTACCTGGTTGTGGCCCGGCGTCAAGGTATGGCCCGGAATGCAGATTCCCGCAGGAGCGCGTCTGCAGGCCGATGTGCGACCGGCAGACTTTCGCTGGTCATAA
- a CDS encoding tetratricopeptide repeat protein, whose product MKDTDQKPSYRLRTELQALLGDESRISELADESRLQTAILSRLRSRFGPWKGSARIRLLSATEVELQYFPPISDPRAESLHEAAILATRQKNIQLASRKWEEATLRNPEDAKYWFHAGVANFELRRFEQAREQLIKALALCPFHHRAHLVLGTLYLKLRRLEDAKKHLEVAVELCPRDPLARLNLGAVCSVLRNYEEAIGQFQEALRAMPDDPRPYLGLAKVYSLTGATERAEYYYRQVIRLDTSGVLRRQAQMSLSTSASPAAETEPEPIKPLGSAAAEGPPVGGLPEMVAQVPELQAARLRHSQKDPDTAFAIAYNSYLHLDYPKAVEYYAAYSIRRSADANGWYRLGESALRCGKLVLAARALQMAAQLSPEPTYLKQSALAYLLLGEKERARAQLLKARELGKKDSMFLCLLGEVALGDGDLTSAISALESSVRANRNNVRARLALAKALERSGDLEAALRQLSELLLLPLDTPIREEAEELLQELKERKTRWDQRRGLAV is encoded by the coding sequence GTGAAAGACACAGACCAGAAGCCCAGCTACCGGCTTCGCACTGAGCTCCAGGCTCTCCTCGGGGACGAAAGCCGAATCTCCGAACTGGCAGACGAGTCCAGGCTCCAGACGGCAATCCTTTCTCGGCTTCGTTCCCGTTTCGGCCCCTGGAAGGGAAGCGCAAGGATTCGTCTCCTATCGGCCACCGAAGTTGAACTTCAGTATTTCCCCCCGATATCAGACCCACGAGCAGAGAGCCTTCATGAGGCGGCTATTCTCGCCACACGCCAAAAGAATATACAACTGGCAAGCCGCAAATGGGAAGAGGCAACTCTCCGGAATCCGGAAGATGCCAAGTATTGGTTCCACGCCGGCGTAGCAAATTTTGAGCTGAGGAGATTCGAGCAGGCAAGGGAGCAGCTGATCAAGGCTTTAGCTCTTTGCCCATTCCATCATCGCGCCCATCTTGTGCTCGGCACACTCTACCTCAAGCTGCGACGCCTGGAAGATGCCAAGAAACATCTCGAGGTCGCGGTCGAGCTCTGCCCGCGCGATCCCTTGGCACGTCTAAACCTCGGGGCTGTTTGCAGTGTATTACGCAATTACGAGGAAGCGATCGGTCAATTTCAAGAAGCACTCCGAGCTATGCCCGATGACCCGCGACCCTACTTGGGGCTCGCAAAAGTGTACAGTCTTACAGGAGCTACGGAAAGAGCGGAGTACTATTACCGGCAGGTAATCCGCTTGGATACGTCGGGGGTATTGCGGCGCCAGGCCCAGATGAGTCTGAGCACCAGTGCCAGTCCAGCTGCAGAAACGGAGCCGGAGCCGATAAAGCCCTTGGGAAGCGCCGCCGCCGAAGGGCCACCGGTGGGAGGACTTCCGGAGATGGTTGCTCAAGTCCCAGAGCTTCAGGCCGCAAGACTCCGACACAGCCAGAAGGACCCTGACACGGCTTTTGCGATCGCCTATAACTCTTATCTGCACCTCGACTACCCCAAGGCCGTAGAGTATTACGCCGCCTACTCCATAAGACGGTCCGCGGACGCGAACGGTTGGTATCGGCTAGGGGAGAGTGCTCTTCGCTGCGGTAAACTAGTGCTCGCGGCACGGGCCCTTCAAATGGCTGCCCAACTCTCGCCTGAGCCAACCTACCTGAAACAATCTGCCCTAGCGTACTTGTTGCTCGGCGAAAAGGAACGGGCCCGGGCCCAGCTCCTGAAAGCGCGAGAGCTCGGGAAGAAGGATTCCATGTTCCTGTGTTTGCTTGGCGAGGTAGCTCTCGGTGATGGGGACCTTACGAGCGCGATCTCCGCTCTCGAGTCTTCCGTCCGCGCAAACCGCAATAACGTGCGAGCTCGGCTTGCACTGGCGAAAGCTCTTGAGAGATCGGGGGATCTCGAAGCCGCTCTGCGACAGCTGAGCGAGCTGCTACTGCTGCCCTTGGACACACCGATCCGCGAAGAGGCTGAGGAATTGCTCCAGGAGCTGAAGGAGCGAAAAACACGCTGGGATCAACGTCGCGGACTTGCGGTATAG
- the uvrC gene encoding excinuclease ABC subunit UvrC, translated as MRSVPAKVIEKLENLPERPGVYIFKDRFGRPIYIGKAKVLRNRVRSYFQESRRGEVKLERLLSRVADIDLILTDSEVEALVLEANLIKEYKPRYNINLKDDKSYPYVRVTNEPYPRIFATRRVVKDGSRYFGPFTDVGALRDLLRMVHKVFPIRSCKLALNEEAIAQGKFKVCLDYHIGRCLGPCEAHVSRESYLEMVGYAVDFIEGRDQRVIRQLQERMKALAQELRFEEAARLRDVLKAVEAFRDRQKVVSTEEVDRDIVTGAADLTDACAVVFKIREGRIVGRQDFQLQRRLDEDLPTILEAFLKLYYLKSDFIPSEIVLPCAVPEVAQLEGWLRTKAGSDVRLRQPDGEEELKLMAMCTRNAELLLEEIKLQRLRSEEYVNRSVEALRRDLKLSRPPKRIEAFDVSNIQGKYATASEVCFINGRPAKSQYRRFRIRVKETPDDFAMMREVVERHYRRSLAEGRELPDLILIDGGRGQISAALDSLNRLGLKEIPVIGLAKRLDEIYRPEFPDPQNLPKDSPSLRLLQRIRDEAHRFAVEYHRRLRSREALVSRLEGIEGIGKRRAQALLEAFGSLRRIAQASVEELAEVDGMTQSAAITVWKHFHPSNEEAAALAGSSSDNGNADTQ; from the coding sequence ATGCGGAGCGTTCCAGCGAAGGTAATCGAGAAACTGGAAAACCTGCCCGAGCGGCCGGGTGTTTACATTTTCAAGGATCGCTTCGGCAGGCCTATTTATATTGGGAAGGCTAAGGTTCTACGCAACCGTGTACGATCCTACTTCCAGGAGTCGCGCAGGGGGGAGGTGAAACTTGAGCGGCTCCTGTCGCGGGTGGCTGACATCGACCTCATCCTTACGGACTCCGAGGTTGAGGCGCTTGTCCTCGAAGCCAACCTGATCAAGGAGTACAAGCCTCGCTACAACATCAATCTCAAAGACGATAAGTCGTACCCGTACGTACGTGTAACGAACGAGCCTTATCCGCGCATTTTCGCCACGCGCCGCGTCGTAAAGGATGGTTCTCGCTACTTCGGTCCGTTTACCGACGTGGGCGCCCTCCGCGACCTCCTCCGTATGGTACACAAGGTATTCCCCATCCGCTCCTGCAAGCTTGCCCTCAATGAGGAGGCAATCGCCCAGGGCAAATTCAAAGTCTGTCTCGACTATCACATCGGTCGGTGCCTAGGCCCCTGCGAGGCCCACGTAAGCCGCGAGTCGTACCTCGAGATGGTCGGCTATGCCGTGGACTTCATCGAAGGGCGAGATCAAAGGGTGATTCGGCAGCTACAGGAAAGGATGAAGGCCCTCGCCCAGGAGCTGCGTTTCGAAGAGGCTGCCCGGCTACGCGATGTCCTCAAGGCTGTCGAGGCATTCCGCGATCGCCAGAAGGTGGTTTCCACGGAGGAAGTCGACAGGGATATCGTAACGGGTGCGGCCGATCTCACCGACGCCTGCGCCGTCGTCTTCAAGATCCGCGAAGGGAGGATCGTAGGGCGCCAGGACTTCCAGCTGCAGCGTCGCTTGGACGAGGATCTACCCACCATCCTCGAGGCATTTCTGAAGCTCTATTACCTCAAGAGCGACTTTATTCCCTCCGAGATTGTGCTCCCATGTGCCGTTCCCGAGGTAGCCCAGCTCGAGGGCTGGCTTCGGACGAAAGCAGGAAGTGACGTTCGGCTCCGCCAGCCGGACGGGGAAGAGGAACTCAAGCTAATGGCCATGTGCACCAGGAACGCGGAGCTTTTGCTGGAAGAGATCAAGCTTCAGCGTCTCCGGAGCGAGGAATACGTTAACCGCAGCGTCGAAGCCCTGCGGCGGGATTTGAAGCTATCGCGTCCCCCCAAACGAATCGAAGCCTTCGATGTGTCGAATATTCAGGGGAAGTACGCTACCGCTTCCGAGGTCTGTTTCATCAACGGCCGGCCGGCGAAGAGCCAGTACCGCCGCTTCCGCATCCGAGTAAAGGAGACCCCCGATGATTTTGCCATGATGCGGGAAGTGGTGGAACGGCACTACCGTCGCTCCCTGGCGGAGGGAAGGGAATTGCCAGACCTCATCTTGATTGACGGCGGGAGGGGACAGATCTCTGCGGCACTGGATTCGCTGAATAGGCTTGGACTGAAAGAGATCCCTGTGATTGGCTTGGCCAAGCGCCTCGACGAGATTTACCGACCCGAATTCCCGGATCCACAGAATCTACCCAAGGATTCCCCCAGTCTGAGGCTGTTGCAGCGGATTCGGGACGAAGCGCACCGTTTCGCTGTGGAGTACCATCGCCGGCTACGATCGCGCGAGGCATTGGTGTCTCGCTTGGAGGGAATCGAAGGCATCGGCAAGAGACGGGCTCAGGCCCTGCTTGAGGCATTTGGATCTCTGCGGCGGATCGCTCAGGCCTCCGTCGAGGAACTCGCGGAGGTGGATGGAATGACCCAGTCAGCTGCTATAACCGTATGGAAGCACTTCCACCCCTCGAACGAGGAAGCCGCCGCTCTTGCTGGCTCGTCCAGCGACAACGGGAATGCCGATACTCAATAG
- the carB gene encoding carbamoyl-phosphate synthase large subunit, whose protein sequence is MPKRDDIRKILIIGSGPIVIGQACEFDYSGTQACRALRELGYEVVLVNSNPATIMTDPEIATRTYVEPLTVDYVAKIIEREKPDALLPTMGGQIGLNLAVELAEKGILELFGVELIGAKLEAIRKAEDRELFKAAMEKIGLDLPKGGFAHSYEEALQIVRDIPYPVIIRPSFTLGGTGGSIAYNIEEFKEQVVWGLQASPISEVLIEESVLGWHEFELEVMRDLKDNVVIICPIENVDPMGVHTGDSITVAPAQTLTDKEYQYLRDAAIAVIREIGVETGGSNIQFAVNPEDGRVVVIEMNPRVSRSSALASKATGFPIAKIAAKLAVGLTLDEIPNDITRKTPASFEPTIDYVVVKIPRWDFDKFPGADRRLGTQMKSVGEVMAIGRTFKEALGKAIRSLEIDKWGLEDVRELLEGRAINGYEDIGHLLDELRERLRRPSAERVFWLATALRAGISKEEVARLSGIDVWFIDQIAQVIEIEEEIVQCARRGKPLPRQLLYEAKRAGIADRRIAQLTGHDEKGVRDRRHRLGIRPVFKTVDTCAAEFESHTPYCYSTYEEQNEIRRSQRPKIVILGSGPNRIGQGIEFDYCCVHAVMALREEGYEAIMVNCNPETVSTDYDVADKLYFEPLTLEDVLEVIDNERPDGVIVQFGGQTPLKLAVPLERNGVRIIGTSPDSIDLAEDRKRFGLLLQELGLRMPEWGTAMSVEEAEEIAERIGYPVLLRPSYVLGGRAMEIVYDRPSLIQYMRKAVLVSPDHPILIDRFLEDAFEVDVDALSDGENVVIGGIMQHIEEAGIHSGDSSCVLPSYMISEAHLEEIRDWTRKLARALRVVGLINVQYAIKDGLLYVLEVNPRASRTVPFVSKATGVPLAKIATKLMLGRKLPELGFTRDIVTRQYAVKTPVFPFAKFPGVRNYLGPEMKSTGEVMGLAPTFGLAFAKAQLAAGNQLPLSGNVFISVNDYDKKKVIPIARQLAEMGFGILATRGTWQALQRAGINAKRVYKVNEDRPNVVDHLINGEIQLIINTPLGKASRYDEYAMGRAAILYGVPMLTTLSASAAAVEAIRTLRREKGSVMSLQEYYDRMARCGEDGQGAFAEAASR, encoded by the coding sequence ATGCCTAAGAGGGACGATATCCGGAAGATTCTCATCATCGGGTCGGGCCCAATTGTGATTGGCCAGGCCTGCGAGTTCGACTACTCCGGAACCCAAGCCTGCCGAGCGCTCCGCGAGCTGGGCTACGAAGTTGTCCTTGTCAACAGCAATCCGGCGACCATCATGACGGACCCGGAGATTGCGACTCGAACGTACGTGGAGCCGCTAACGGTCGACTACGTGGCGAAGATCATCGAGCGCGAGAAGCCGGACGCCCTGCTCCCCACCATGGGTGGCCAGATCGGGCTGAATCTCGCCGTAGAACTCGCCGAAAAGGGTATTCTTGAGCTCTTCGGTGTCGAGCTGATCGGAGCTAAGCTGGAGGCGATCCGAAAGGCAGAGGACCGCGAGCTGTTTAAGGCCGCCATGGAGAAGATCGGGCTGGACCTACCCAAAGGCGGTTTTGCTCATTCCTACGAAGAAGCCCTCCAAATCGTCCGGGATATCCCTTACCCAGTCATCATCCGTCCCTCGTTTACCCTGGGCGGCACTGGCGGGAGCATCGCTTATAATATCGAGGAATTCAAGGAACAGGTCGTCTGGGGACTCCAGGCCAGCCCCATCTCGGAAGTCTTGATTGAGGAATCCGTTCTCGGCTGGCACGAATTTGAGCTCGAAGTCATGCGCGACCTCAAGGACAACGTCGTCATCATTTGCCCCATCGAGAACGTCGACCCCATGGGAGTGCACACCGGCGACAGCATAACCGTTGCTCCCGCCCAGACGCTCACTGACAAGGAGTATCAATATCTCCGCGACGCCGCGATCGCCGTCATCCGCGAGATCGGCGTGGAGACAGGTGGCTCCAATATTCAGTTCGCCGTAAATCCGGAGGACGGCCGCGTGGTAGTGATTGAGATGAACCCCCGAGTTTCTCGCAGTTCGGCGCTCGCCTCCAAAGCCACCGGCTTCCCGATCGCTAAGATAGCCGCCAAGCTGGCTGTGGGCCTCACCCTCGACGAGATTCCTAACGATATTACGCGTAAAACGCCAGCGTCCTTCGAGCCAACTATTGACTACGTCGTGGTCAAGATTCCGCGCTGGGACTTCGACAAATTTCCTGGGGCGGACCGGCGGCTGGGAACTCAGATGAAGTCGGTCGGAGAGGTGATGGCGATCGGCCGGACCTTTAAGGAGGCCCTCGGCAAGGCGATCCGTTCCTTGGAGATAGACAAGTGGGGGCTGGAAGATGTCCGGGAGCTTCTGGAAGGTAGGGCCATCAATGGTTACGAGGATATCGGTCACCTCCTCGATGAGCTTCGTGAGCGCCTACGGCGGCCTTCTGCGGAGAGGGTGTTTTGGCTTGCCACGGCTCTGCGGGCTGGCATCTCGAAGGAGGAAGTGGCCCGCCTCTCAGGCATCGACGTCTGGTTCATTGACCAGATCGCACAGGTGATCGAGATCGAGGAGGAGATCGTCCAATGTGCGCGCCGTGGGAAGCCCCTGCCCAGGCAGTTGCTTTATGAAGCGAAGCGCGCCGGCATAGCCGATCGAAGAATCGCGCAGCTTACGGGGCACGACGAGAAAGGAGTCCGTGATCGTCGCCATCGGCTGGGCATCCGGCCGGTCTTTAAAACGGTCGACACCTGCGCCGCGGAGTTCGAAAGCCATACGCCGTACTGTTATTCGACGTACGAGGAGCAGAATGAAATCAGGCGGTCCCAACGTCCCAAGATCGTGATCCTTGGGAGCGGGCCCAATCGAATCGGGCAGGGCATTGAATTCGATTACTGCTGCGTGCACGCCGTGATGGCCCTCCGGGAGGAGGGCTACGAAGCGATTATGGTGAACTGCAACCCGGAAACGGTAAGCACGGACTACGATGTGGCGGACAAGCTCTACTTCGAGCCTCTGACCCTCGAGGACGTGCTGGAGGTCATCGACAATGAGAGGCCAGACGGCGTGATCGTGCAGTTTGGGGGGCAAACCCCGCTGAAGCTGGCCGTTCCTCTCGAAAGGAATGGGGTCAGGATCATCGGGACTAGCCCGGACTCGATTGATCTGGCCGAGGATCGCAAGCGCTTTGGCCTCCTGTTGCAGGAGCTAGGCCTCCGGATGCCGGAGTGGGGCACGGCCATGTCCGTGGAAGAGGCCGAGGAAATCGCAGAGCGAATTGGCTATCCTGTCCTCCTTAGGCCTTCTTATGTCCTGGGCGGCAGAGCGATGGAGATCGTGTATGATCGGCCAAGCCTGATTCAGTACATGCGTAAGGCAGTTTTGGTGTCGCCGGACCATCCCATCCTCATCGATCGTTTCCTCGAAGATGCGTTCGAGGTGGATGTGGATGCCCTATCGGATGGAGAAAACGTCGTAATCGGCGGCATTATGCAGCATATTGAGGAGGCCGGTATCCATTCGGGAGACAGTTCCTGCGTTCTGCCTTCGTACATGATCTCAGAGGCTCATCTGGAAGAGATCCGCGACTGGACCCGCAAGCTTGCCCGAGCTCTTAGGGTCGTCGGCTTGATCAACGTCCAATACGCGATCAAGGACGGCCTCCTGTATGTGCTCGAGGTCAATCCGAGGGCATCGCGAACGGTTCCTTTCGTAAGCAAGGCGACAGGCGTGCCGCTGGCCAAGATCGCCACGAAGCTGATGTTAGGGCGGAAGTTGCCCGAACTCGGCTTCACGCGGGATATTGTAACGCGCCAGTACGCAGTGAAGACCCCCGTGTTCCCATTCGCCAAGTTTCCGGGCGTGCGGAACTACCTCGGTCCAGAAATGAAGTCCACGGGGGAGGTAATGGGTCTTGCTCCGACCTTTGGTCTGGCTTTTGCCAAAGCACAACTTGCCGCGGGTAATCAGCTGCCCCTCTCAGGTAACGTGTTCATCTCGGTGAACGATTACGACAAGAAAAAGGTGATCCCCATCGCCCGGCAACTCGCGGAGATGGGATTTGGGATTCTGGCCACCAGGGGCACATGGCAAGCACTCCAACGCGCGGGGATCAACGCGAAACGGGTGTACAAAGTGAATGAGGACCGCCCGAACGTGGTGGACCACCTAATTAACGGGGAGATTCAGCTCATTATTAACACGCCTCTAGGCAAGGCCTCGCGCTACGACGAATATGCGATGGGAAGGGCGGCAATCCTCTACGGCGTGCCCATGCTCACGACGCTATCTGCCTCCGCGGCAGCTGTCGAGGCCATTCGTACCCTGCGGCGGGAAAAGGGCTCCGTTATGAGCTTGCAGGAATACTACGACCGTATGGCCCGGTGCGGGGAGGACGGACAGGGAGCTTTCGCGGAGGCCGCCAGTCGTTAG